The following are encoded together in the Zingiber officinale cultivar Zhangliang chromosome 8A, Zo_v1.1, whole genome shotgun sequence genome:
- the LOC122012334 gene encoding multiple organellar RNA editing factor 9, chloroplastic-like yields MSSLPIKETAKYKLKSEIPKPISRRYLLFPIPYLLPRLPTLSIHLQIAAISFSSCSVIHQKPLLTSNIPQFSLLLPLPASKFPCARHALVAPLSSGLRAAASVIRATAVGSDYSSRRGGGSGNEPRETILLPGCDYNHWLIVMEFPKEPAPTREQMIETYLDTLATVLGSMEEAKKNMYAFSTTTYTGFQCTVSEETSEKFKGLPGVLWVLPDSYIDVKNKDYGGDKYINGEIIPCTYPTYQPKQRSKNESRRYVRRRDGPTPERKRSGDSSQAGPA; encoded by the exons ATGTCTTCACTGCCAATTAAAGAGACCGCTAAGTACAAGTTAAAGAGCGAAATCCCTAAACCCATCTCTCGCAGGTATCTTCTTTTTCCTATACCTTATCTTCTTCCTCGTCTCCCGACACTCTCTATTCATCTTCAAATTGCGGCGATTTCCTTCTCCTCATGTTCTGTGATCCACCAGAAGCCCCTATTAACCTCCAATATCCCACagttctctcttcttctcccgCTTCCCGCCTCGAAATTCCCCTGCGCTCGCCACGCCCTCGTCGCCCCTCTATCCTCCGGCCTCCGCGCGGCGGCTTCGGTGATCCGCGCGACTGCTGTGGGTTCTGATTATTCGTCAAGGAGGGGTGGCGGCAGCGGCAACGAGCCCAGGGAGACTATCCTGCTTCCTGGCTGCGATTATAATCATTGGCTTATTGTGATGGAGTTTCCCAAGGAGCCGGCTCCTACGCGGGAGCAGATGATCGAGACATATCTGGACACGCTTGCCACTGTTCTCGGAAG CATGGAAGAAGCCAAGAAGAACATGTATGCGTTTAGTACAACAACTTATACAGGGTTCCAGTGCACTGTCTCTGAAGAAACATCAGAAAAATTCAAAG GACTGCCAGGCGTTCTTTGGGTATTGCCTGATTCATATATTGATGTCAAAAATAAAGATTATGGAG GTGACAAATATATAAATGGGGAGATCATCCCCTGTACCTACCCTACTTATCAACCCAAGCAACGTTCAAAGAATGAAAGCAGAAGATACGTGAGACGCAGGGATGGTCCAACACCAGAAAGGAAAAGAAGCGGCGATTCATCTCAGGCTGGGCCTGCTTAG